GGAGAATGACCTAACGGTCTGAGGCATACTATGGCAATCGTAATTAACCTAGATGTGATGCTGGCGAAGCGAAAAATGAGCGTCACCGAACTTTCAGACCGAGTCGGGATAACGATGGCTAATCTTTCTATCCTGAAAAATGGCAAGGCCAAGGCGGTGCGGCTATCGACGCTGGAGGCGGTTTGCAAGGCGCTAGAATGTCAGCCTGGAGATATTTTAGAGTACAGACATGACGATGAAAGCCTAG
This portion of the Candidatus Saccharimonadia bacterium genome encodes:
- a CDS encoding helix-turn-helix transcriptional regulator: MAIVINLDVMLAKRKMSVTELSDRVGITMANLSILKNGKAKAVRLSTLEAVCKALECQPGDILEYRHDDESLVATR